One window of Dyadobacter sandarakinus genomic DNA carries:
- a CDS encoding TonB-dependent receptor domain-containing protein — MKHALLLAALFYISIATVCAQDEPAPSQTISGKLEDTGKKPVPFANVALYNAADSTLLGGNTSDENGQFSIAAEPGRYFIKITFMGLDEKVVPNVNVDRQNLDLQTITMSANAKTLEELVVKGEKSQMELHLDKRVFNVGKDLSNIGTNASDILNNMPSVTVDVDGNVALRGSQNVRILIDGKQSGMVGINPADALRQIPADLIESIEIITNPSSRYDAEGEVGILNIVMKKNVRYGLNGSFTGTAGYPYNFGGSFNLNFRKKKVNFIANYGLMYREGPGRGNSRQAYTGADTSFVYEQHSERNRGGYSNNVMAGLDYFVNDFNTITATLSYRNSQNKNRSNLTYRDFDFNNTLTQTVTRSERETEPRTNLEAALNYRKTFERKGQSLTIDAKYILSDETEASKYLESSSLDAAAIAQRSYNTEDEKNFLAQLDYIHPIGKDGKVEAGLKTSVRLLDNDFSVHQQDSEQRWIILPEFDNYLAYHEKIHAGYVMASNQFGKIFVQAGLRGEYTDILTELKKTNLRNHRAYFNLFPSVHLSYKIKDAQTLQLSYSYRLSRPGFRDLLPFSSFSDSRVFRAGNPLLNPEFTHSFEAGHLLNMPKGTLLSSIYYRHRLGVVENITAVDSVGFTTITPVNLATGDSYGFEFNLTYDPFSWWKMTANANIFRAVNEGIYNDQVLKSDTYTWTSRATSRFTLFRSVDFQASVNYRAPRKTTQGRDLSMYAIDLGLSRDILKGRGTITASVRDLFNSQKRRSIVENAGYYSRSEFQWRTRQAIVTLSYRLNRAKEKQSREREENNEEY, encoded by the coding sequence ATGAAGCATGCTCTGCTCCTTGCCGCATTATTTTACATTTCCATCGCGACCGTTTGTGCACAGGACGAACCGGCTCCTTCCCAAACCATTTCGGGAAAACTGGAAGATACCGGTAAAAAGCCCGTCCCGTTTGCCAATGTCGCGTTATATAATGCCGCAGACTCCACTTTGCTTGGGGGCAACACTTCGGATGAAAACGGGCAATTTTCAATTGCAGCAGAGCCGGGAAGGTATTTTATCAAAATCACCTTCATGGGACTGGACGAAAAAGTAGTACCGAATGTAAATGTGGACCGGCAGAACCTTGACCTGCAAACGATTACGATGTCGGCTAATGCGAAAACATTGGAAGAACTGGTTGTAAAAGGAGAGAAAAGCCAGATGGAGCTGCACCTCGACAAGCGTGTTTTTAATGTGGGCAAAGACCTCAGCAACATCGGGACCAATGCGTCGGATATCCTCAACAACATGCCCTCGGTAACCGTAGACGTGGACGGAAATGTAGCCCTGCGGGGCAGTCAGAATGTAAGAATTCTGATTGACGGAAAACAGTCGGGTATGGTGGGCATTAATCCTGCGGATGCTTTGCGGCAGATTCCAGCTGATTTGATTGAAAGCATTGAGATTATTACCAACCCTTCGTCCCGCTACGATGCGGAAGGTGAAGTGGGCATTCTGAATATTGTAATGAAGAAAAACGTGCGCTACGGGCTCAATGGGTCGTTCACGGGTACCGCCGGATACCCATATAATTTCGGAGGCTCGTTCAACCTGAATTTCAGAAAAAAGAAGGTCAACTTTATTGCAAATTATGGTTTGATGTACCGCGAAGGGCCTGGCCGGGGTAATTCCAGACAGGCGTACACAGGTGCCGATACGAGCTTTGTATACGAGCAGCATAGCGAACGCAACCGGGGCGGCTACTCCAACAATGTCATGGCAGGTCTGGACTATTTTGTTAATGATTTCAACACCATTACTGCGACGCTTTCATATAGAAATTCGCAGAACAAGAACAGGTCAAACCTTACCTACCGTGATTTCGATTTTAACAATACCCTTACGCAAACCGTCACGCGCAGCGAGCGCGAAACCGAGCCGCGTACCAACCTGGAAGCGGCGCTGAACTACCGGAAAACTTTCGAACGCAAAGGTCAGAGCCTCACGATTGACGCCAAATACATTCTGAGTGATGAAACTGAAGCATCCAAATACCTCGAATCATCCAGCCTGGATGCCGCCGCGATTGCGCAGCGTTCCTATAATACGGAAGATGAAAAGAATTTTCTGGCCCAGCTGGACTACATTCACCCGATCGGAAAAGACGGCAAAGTTGAAGCAGGACTAAAAACGTCGGTACGCCTGCTCGACAATGATTTCTCGGTGCACCAGCAGGACAGTGAGCAGCGCTGGATTATACTGCCGGAGTTTGACAACTATCTTGCTTATCATGAAAAAATACACGCGGGTTATGTCATGGCCAGCAACCAGTTTGGGAAAATCTTTGTCCAAGCGGGATTGCGGGGAGAGTACACGGACATTCTGACAGAACTGAAAAAGACCAATCTGAGGAACCATCGGGCATATTTCAATCTTTTTCCAAGCGTTCATTTGTCGTATAAAATAAAAGACGCACAAACCCTGCAACTCAGTTACAGCTACCGGCTGAGCCGCCCGGGGTTCAGGGATCTGCTGCCTTTTTCAAGTTTCAGCGATTCGCGCGTGTTCAGGGCGGGAAATCCGTTGCTTAATCCCGAGTTTACGCATTCCTTTGAGGCAGGTCACCTGCTCAATATGCCTAAAGGAACACTCCTGTCGAGCATTTACTACCGCCACAGGCTGGGCGTGGTGGAGAACATTACCGCTGTGGATTCTGTGGGGTTCACCACGATTACGCCTGTCAACCTGGCTACGGGTGACTCGTATGGCTTTGAATTCAACCTTACTTATGATCCTTTTTCCTGGTGGAAGATGACCGCGAATGCCAATATTTTCAGGGCGGTCAATGAAGGTATTTACAATGATCAGGTACTGAAAAGTGATACCTACACCTGGACAAGCCGGGCAACTTCCAGGTTTACCCTTTTTCGCAGCGTCGATTTTCAGGCATCCGTCAATTATCGTGCTCCCCGCAAAACAACGCAGGGCCGCGACCTGTCGATGTACGCGATAGACCTCGGACTTTCGCGCGATATCTTGAAAGGTCGGGGCACCATTACTGCCAGTGTACGCGATCTTTTCAACTCCCAAAAAAGGCGCAGCATTGTTGAAAATGCGGGTTATTATTCCAGGTCTGAGTTCCAGTGGCGTACCCGGCAGGCGATTGTCACATTGTCCTACCGGCTGAACCGCGCAAAGGAAAAGCAATCCCGCGAGCGTGAAGAGAATAATGAAGAATACTGA
- a CDS encoding CvfB family protein, translated as MLFIGKYNDLTVQRSTSVGMYLRDVEGEEVLLPNQYLTDDIHLDATIRVFVYLDSEDRPVATTETPKIIRNQFAYLEVKDVSEYGAFLDWGLIKDLFVPFREQSVPMQAGEWYVVFLYLDQKSQRLIASSRVDRFLENERLTVQEGDEVDLLVYQQTDLGYNVIVNQYHKGLVYQNEVFRQLGPGDALKGYVKKIREENKLDISLQKSGYESIEPTGQDILNELKKSDGFLPLSDKTNPETIQRAFGISKKVFKKAIGGLYRAGLIRIEEDGIRLV; from the coding sequence ATGCTTTTCATAGGAAAATACAATGACCTGACCGTGCAGCGGTCGACCAGCGTAGGGATGTACCTGCGGGATGTGGAGGGCGAGGAAGTACTCCTTCCGAACCAGTATTTAACGGACGATATACACCTGGACGCGACGATCAGGGTGTTTGTATACCTTGACTCTGAGGATCGTCCGGTAGCTACGACGGAAACGCCTAAAATCATCCGGAACCAGTTTGCTTATCTCGAAGTGAAGGATGTATCGGAATATGGGGCTTTTCTGGACTGGGGACTGATCAAAGATCTGTTTGTGCCTTTCCGCGAGCAAAGCGTACCTATGCAGGCAGGTGAATGGTACGTGGTATTTCTTTATCTCGACCAGAAATCGCAGCGTCTGATCGCTTCTTCGAGAGTAGACCGGTTCCTTGAAAACGAGCGGCTCACGGTTCAGGAAGGTGACGAGGTTGACTTGCTTGTATATCAGCAAACGGACCTGGGCTATAACGTGATTGTAAATCAGTACCATAAAGGTCTGGTGTACCAGAATGAAGTTTTCCGGCAGCTTGGCCCCGGCGACGCACTGAAAGGGTACGTGAAGAAAATCCGGGAAGAGAACAAGCTGGATATTTCACTGCAAAAGTCTGGTTATGAGAGCATTGAACCTACTGGCCAGGATATTCTGAATGAGCTGAAAAAATCAGATGGTTTTCTGCCTCTTTCCGACAAAACCAATCCCGAAACAATCCAGCGGGCTTTCGGGATCAGTAAAAAAGTATTCAAGAAAGCAATCGGCGGATTATACAGGGCGGGTTTGATCAGGATTGAAGAAGATGGGATACGGCTGGTGTGA
- a CDS encoding PIN domain-containing protein, with protein MSSPFALDTNILVYLYDSNSSSKRAISESLVEQGPLISAQVVSEYLNVTKRLLKLPKESTFARCRQVFDLCSIVPITNKHIHLAAELISQYDLQIFDSIIVASLLDTQCTVLYSEDMQHGLWIKGKIRIVNPFV; from the coding sequence ATGAGTAGCCCCTTTGCCCTGGATACCAATATTCTTGTCTACCTGTACGATTCCAATAGTAGTTCAAAAAGGGCAATCAGTGAATCGCTTGTGGAACAAGGGCCTTTAATATCGGCTCAGGTAGTATCGGAATATTTAAATGTAACGAAAAGACTGTTGAAATTACCCAAAGAAAGCACCTTCGCAAGGTGCCGGCAAGTCTTCGACTTATGTTCAATTGTCCCGATTACTAATAAACACATACATCTCGCAGCAGAGCTTATCAGTCAATACGATTTACAAATCTTTGATTCCATTATTGTAGCATCTCTCCTGGATACGCAGTGCACAGTGCTTTATTCCGAAGACATGCAGCATGGTTTATGGATCAAAGGCAAGATCCGGATAGTAAACCCGTTTGTTTAA
- a CDS encoding amidohydrolase family protein, with product MKAMLKVTDIKIAALACTLLISGSILAQNPAPATSQVKPVILTGATIHVGNGQVIQNGSIAFEKGVITQVGPAGSITGTGQEVVDVKGKHIFPGLISLNTTVGLQEVASVRATLDFNEVGEINPHVRALIAYNTDSEVIPTLRGNGIVLSQSVPQGGIISGSSSVFYTDGWNWEDAVLKKDDGIWLNWPSFLASTFNPADFSVTVKRNENRQQVLDLFKTTFAEAKAYSEEAQHDVVNLRLLAMKPLFEGSANLYVRADYAKDIIEAVKFAREVGVKRVVIVGGDESYKVAGFLKENAIPVILNPSHRLPGRVDDNVYLPYELPGLLHKAGVKVAVSYADEWWRTRNLAFLAGTSSGFTEVTPEDALQWITKNAAEIIGAERQAGTLEKGKDASFVVSEGDILDMRTNAVQMVYIKGGKVNLDDKQKRLYEKYKVKYGTK from the coding sequence ATGAAAGCGATGTTGAAGGTTACTGATATTAAAATAGCCGCGCTGGCCTGCACACTCCTGATCTCAGGAAGTATCCTGGCGCAGAACCCGGCACCCGCTACATCTCAGGTAAAGCCCGTAATCCTCACAGGTGCTACGATCCATGTGGGTAACGGACAAGTGATCCAGAATGGAAGTATTGCATTCGAAAAAGGCGTGATCACCCAGGTAGGCCCGGCCGGCAGCATCACCGGCACCGGACAAGAAGTAGTGGATGTTAAAGGGAAGCATATTTTTCCCGGCCTGATTTCGCTCAATACGACGGTTGGTTTGCAGGAGGTAGCCTCTGTAAGGGCTACGCTCGACTTTAACGAAGTAGGGGAGATCAATCCGCATGTACGTGCACTGATTGCTTACAATACCGATTCTGAGGTGATTCCGACATTAAGGGGAAACGGGATTGTATTATCCCAGTCGGTACCTCAGGGGGGAATTATTTCGGGCTCATCATCGGTGTTTTATACGGATGGATGGAATTGGGAGGATGCTGTTCTAAAAAAAGATGATGGTATTTGGCTGAACTGGCCGTCTTTTCTGGCCAGCACCTTCAACCCGGCAGATTTTTCGGTTACCGTCAAGAGGAATGAGAACAGGCAGCAGGTACTCGACCTCTTTAAAACTACGTTTGCCGAAGCAAAGGCATATTCCGAAGAGGCGCAGCACGATGTGGTAAACCTTCGGTTGCTGGCCATGAAGCCGCTGTTTGAAGGCTCAGCAAACCTGTACGTACGGGCTGATTATGCTAAGGATATCATCGAGGCTGTCAAATTTGCCAGGGAAGTGGGTGTGAAACGTGTCGTCATTGTGGGAGGTGACGAGTCGTACAAGGTAGCCGGCTTTTTGAAAGAAAACGCAATACCCGTCATCCTGAACCCCTCACACCGCCTGCCTGGCCGTGTGGACGACAATGTGTACCTGCCTTATGAACTACCCGGACTTTTGCACAAGGCAGGGGTTAAAGTTGCTGTTTCTTATGCCGATGAGTGGTGGCGTACGCGCAACCTGGCATTTCTGGCCGGTACTTCGTCCGGATTCACGGAGGTAACACCCGAGGATGCCCTTCAATGGATCACTAAAAATGCCGCTGAAATCATTGGCGCGGAACGCCAGGCAGGTACCCTGGAAAAAGGCAAGGATGCTTCCTTTGTCGTGTCAGAAGGGGATATCCTTGACATGCGGACAAATGCTGTGCAGATGGTTTATATCAAAGGGGGAAAAGTAAATCTGGACGACAAGCAGAAGCGCCTGTACGAGAAGTATAAGGTAAAGTATGGGACGAAGTGA
- a CDS encoding amidohydrolase family protein — MIKQLSTFLAGMMLSFVSFGQQTFPQNGAFDERSGRYAFTNATIVTDARTTLANATLLIENGLIRGVGKQVKVPAGTVVIDLKGKYIYPSLIDLDSDYGMPEVKRDRPASGRQTPQLESNKKGAFGWNQSIQPENDASQLFTPDEKKAAELRKLGFGTVLAHLHDGIVQGSGTLVTLTDEPANIALLNRRASSHFSFSKGTSSQTYPSSTMGVAALLRQTYYDADWFAKTGKTQEANISLEAFNQIKSLPSFFEANDKFSVLRADRIGDEFGIQYIIRGGGDEYQRIKEIKNTKATLILPLNFPEAYDVADPWDADVISMAQLKHWELAPANAAEVAKADIPFALTLAGMKNKGDFWKNLRMAVEYGLSKEKALEALTILPARLIKAENQIGSLREGYLANFLISSDDIFSKEAVIYENWVQGKKFILAPLHAPDLRGTYTFAVNNQPSGKIQITGTPQKPDYKIIIQDSIKITPKVIQANELLTITYQPDKKTGATVRLTGWRAGTGLAGEGVMPDGSIVSWNANLTEKFVSPVAKDSAAAKQPELGKVVYPFVGFGNEELPKSSTVLIRNTTVWTNEKEGIVGNADVLVQNGKIARVGKSLAAPAGSTAIDGSGKHLTSGIIDEHSHIALFAINEGGQSSSAEVRMSDVINPDDINIYRQLAGGVTTSHLLHGSANSIGGQSALVKLKWGAGQSELLIPEAKTIKFALGENVKQSNWGDIVRTRFPQTRMGVEQVYFDHFLRAKAYAAKWKAYQAAPKKNAMPRRDLELDALAEILSGERFITCHSYVQSEINMLMHVADSLKFKINTFTHILEGYKMADKMSQRGIGGSTFADWWAYKMEVKEAIPYNAALMYHQGITVAINSDDAEMARRLNQEAAKTVEYGGVPEEEAWKMVTLNPAKLLHVDQRIGSIREGKDADLVLWSANPLSVYARPEFTMIEGAVYFDRNKDLEKQKSMLKERERLIQKMLDEKASGKPVQKPQSAQPKMWHCEDIIGMDTQSEASR, encoded by the coding sequence ATGATTAAACAGCTATCCACCTTTCTGGCGGGAATGATGCTCAGCTTTGTAAGTTTCGGGCAGCAGACTTTCCCTCAAAATGGCGCATTTGACGAACGTTCGGGCAGGTATGCATTTACCAATGCCACCATTGTAACCGATGCGAGAACGACCCTTGCCAATGCTACGCTCCTGATCGAGAACGGCCTGATACGTGGCGTCGGGAAGCAGGTGAAAGTCCCGGCCGGCACGGTGGTGATTGATCTGAAAGGAAAATACATTTACCCGTCGCTCATCGATCTGGACTCAGACTACGGCATGCCCGAAGTAAAGCGTGACCGGCCGGCGTCGGGAAGGCAGACACCCCAGCTTGAATCCAATAAAAAGGGAGCATTTGGCTGGAACCAGTCGATACAGCCTGAAAATGATGCAAGCCAGCTTTTTACACCCGATGAAAAAAAGGCCGCAGAGTTGCGCAAATTAGGTTTTGGTACTGTCCTGGCCCATTTACACGATGGTATTGTCCAGGGAAGCGGAACGCTGGTGACCCTGACCGACGAGCCTGCCAACATAGCATTGCTGAACCGCAGGGCATCCTCTCATTTTTCTTTCAGCAAAGGTACGTCGTCGCAAACATACCCGTCCTCAACCATGGGTGTTGCAGCCTTGCTGCGGCAGACGTACTACGACGCAGACTGGTTTGCCAAGACAGGTAAAACCCAGGAAGCAAACATCTCTCTGGAAGCATTTAACCAGATCAAGTCACTGCCTTCTTTTTTTGAAGCAAATGACAAGTTCAGCGTGCTGCGCGCAGACAGGATCGGGGATGAATTTGGTATACAGTATATCATTCGGGGAGGCGGAGACGAGTACCAGCGCATTAAGGAGATTAAAAATACCAAGGCTACCCTGATCCTGCCGCTTAACTTTCCCGAGGCTTATGACGTGGCAGACCCCTGGGATGCAGATGTGATCAGTATGGCCCAGCTTAAACATTGGGAGCTGGCACCAGCCAATGCAGCCGAAGTTGCAAAAGCCGATATTCCGTTTGCACTGACGCTCGCGGGTATGAAAAACAAAGGGGATTTCTGGAAAAACCTGCGCATGGCAGTGGAGTACGGGCTTTCAAAGGAAAAAGCACTGGAAGCACTGACCATCCTGCCTGCAAGGTTAATCAAAGCCGAAAATCAGATCGGAAGTCTTAGAGAAGGCTACCTCGCTAATTTTCTGATTTCCTCAGACGATATATTTTCAAAAGAAGCGGTAATCTATGAAAACTGGGTTCAGGGTAAAAAGTTTATCCTTGCACCGCTGCATGCGCCGGACCTCCGGGGGACTTACACTTTTGCTGTTAACAATCAGCCCTCAGGCAAAATACAGATCACGGGCACTCCCCAAAAGCCTGATTATAAAATAATTATCCAGGACAGTATTAAAATTACCCCGAAAGTTATCCAGGCCAATGAGCTGCTGACAATTACTTACCAGCCCGACAAAAAGACCGGCGCAACCGTGCGGCTGACTGGCTGGCGGGCAGGTACCGGCCTGGCAGGGGAGGGTGTAATGCCCGATGGGTCGATCGTATCGTGGAATGCAAACCTTACGGAAAAATTTGTTTCACCTGTCGCAAAAGATTCTGCCGCGGCCAAGCAGCCTGAACTGGGTAAAGTTGTATATCCTTTTGTCGGTTTCGGGAACGAAGAGCTTCCCAAAAGCAGCACGGTGCTGATCAGAAATACTACGGTTTGGACCAATGAAAAGGAAGGTATTGTTGGAAACGCGGATGTACTGGTGCAAAATGGCAAAATTGCCAGGGTAGGCAAGTCACTGGCTGCTCCTGCCGGCTCAACCGCAATCGATGGTTCGGGCAAGCACCTGACCAGCGGCATTATCGACGAACATTCACACATTGCGCTTTTTGCAATCAATGAAGGCGGACAGTCAAGCTCGGCTGAGGTGCGAATGAGTGATGTCATCAATCCCGACGACATCAATATTTACCGGCAGCTTGCGGGTGGAGTTACTACTTCTCATTTGCTGCACGGGTCGGCCAATTCCATTGGCGGGCAGAGTGCACTGGTAAAGCTGAAATGGGGTGCAGGGCAGAGCGAGTTGCTGATTCCCGAAGCCAAGACCATTAAATTTGCATTGGGGGAAAATGTGAAGCAATCCAACTGGGGCGATATCGTGCGTACCCGTTTCCCGCAAACCCGTATGGGTGTGGAGCAGGTGTATTTTGATCACTTTCTTCGGGCAAAAGCATACGCTGCGAAATGGAAAGCTTACCAGGCTGCTCCCAAAAAGAATGCAATGCCCCGCCGCGACCTTGAACTGGATGCATTGGCTGAAATATTGTCCGGTGAACGGTTTATCACCTGCCACTCGTATGTGCAGTCGGAAATTAATATGCTGATGCATGTGGCCGACTCTCTGAAATTTAAGATCAATACGTTTACCCACATCCTGGAAGGTTATAAAATGGCCGACAAGATGTCGCAGCGCGGTATCGGCGGTTCCACATTTGCAGACTGGTGGGCTTACAAAATGGAAGTAAAGGAAGCAATTCCCTACAATGCAGCATTGATGTACCACCAGGGCATTACCGTGGCCATTAATTCTGATGATGCTGAAATGGCCCGGAGGCTGAACCAGGAAGCGGCCAAAACAGTGGAATACGGCGGCGTACCAGAGGAGGAAGCCTGGAAAATGGTGACCCTGAACCCTGCGAAACTATTGCATGTGGACCAACGCATCGGGAGCATCCGGGAAGGCAAAGATGCGGATCTGGTGCTATGGAGCGCAAATCCGCTATCCGTATATGCGCGGCCGGAGTTTACGATGATTGAGGGCGCGGTTTACTTTGATAGAAACAAAGACCTCGAAAAGCAAAAAAGCATGCTGAAAGAGCGGGAACGGCTGATCCAGAAGATGCTCGACGAAAAAGCGTCTGGTAAGCCGGTACAAAAGCCGCAGTCGGCACAGCCTAAGATGTGGCATTGCGAGGATATTATAGGTATGGACACTCAAAGCGAGGCATCAAGATAA